In the genome of Podospora pseudocomata strain CBS 415.72m chromosome 2 map unlocalized CBS415.72m_2.2, whole genome shotgun sequence, one region contains:
- the SHP1 gene encoding protein phosphatase regulator (EggNog:ENOG503NW1D; COG:Y; antiSMASH:Cluster_3; BUSCO:EOG0926423H), with amino-acid sequence MADQDHDTLISNFCDLTGASADQATEYLTATNWDVNTAAAAFYGDLDENEQGPSSTGAATATTTDAEYTGPRTLDGRPAPEYAGTSSSTSKKPVKRRGLATLSSIGGGRNQEDDDDDDDESDDDNRRGPRDLFAGGEKSGLAVQDPAQRSSDPRKLINDIVAKARANATESNPASSPAAGPSSSRFSGSGQTLGGDGVESRTIPSSRAAGAVPEGPAQERILHIWRDGFSIDDGELRRFDDPQNRSDLDMIRNGRAPIHLMNVRMDQRVDVKLQQHDENYRPLPKIYRPFGGEGRRLGSPVPGEVTPTLSPPAATTTQPQASQALSTGVDESQPTLMLRIQLPDGTRMPARFNPTQTVGDVYNFIGRSSSSLSARPWVLSTTFPNKDHEDKSLVLGDMPEFKKGGAAVVKWK; translated from the exons ATGGCGGATCAAGACCATGACACGCTGATCAGCAACTTCTGTGACTTGACAGGCGCCTCGGCCGACCAA GCCACAGAATACTTGACAGCGACCAATTGGGATgtcaacaccgccgccgccgccttctaCGGCGATCTTGACGAAAACGAGCAAGGCCCCTCTTCCACCGGCGCCGCCACTGCCACCACTACCGACGCCGAGTACACCGGTCCACGAACATTGGATGGCCGACCGGCACCTGAGTATGCTGGTacatcctcttcaacctcaaaGAAGCCCGTCAAGCGTCGCGGCCTCGCGACTCTGAGCTCCATAGGCGGCGGTCGCAaccaagaagacgacgatgacgacgatgacgagagcGATGACGACAACCGCCGGGGACCCAGGGATTTGTTCGCAGGCGGCGAGAAGTCGGGACTTGCTGTTCAAGATCCTGCTCAGCGGTCCAGCGATCCGAGAAAATTGATCAACGATATCGTTGCCAAAGCCAGAGC CAATGCCACCGAGAGTAATCCCGCATCTTCCCCCGCTGCAGGCCCCTCATCGAGTCGCTTCAGTGGCTCCGGTCAGACATTGGGCGGAGATGGCGTAGAGAGTCGCACTATTCCTAGTTCCAGAGCTGCTGGGGCCGTTCCCGAGGGGCCTGCGCAGGAGCGGATTCTCCATATCTGGCGTGACGGCTTTAGCATCGATGATGGGGAGCTTCGTCGTTTTGACGACCCTCAGAACAGGAGCGACTTGGATATGATCCGCAATGGACGGGCGCCAATCCATCTCATGAATGTCCGCATGGACCAACGGGTCGATGTCAAGCTCCAACAACACGACGAGAACTACCGCCCTCTGCCCAAGATCTACCGACCCTTCGGCGGTGAGGGCCGTCGATTGGGTAGCCCTGTGCCCGGTGAGGTAacaccaaccctctcccctccgGCCGCAACTACGACACAGCCTCAGGCCAGCCAGGCCCTGAGCACCGGAGTGGATGAGTCGCAGCCGACCTTGATGCTGCGCATTCAGCTTCCCGACGGAACTCGCATGCCAGCCCGATTCAACCCCACGCAAACAGTCGgcgatgtctacaacttcaTTGGACGCTCGTCTTCCTCGCTTTCAGCCCGTCCGTGGGTTCTCTCCACCACATTCCCCAATAAGGACCATGAAGACaagagcttggtgttgggtgACATGCCCGAGTTTAAgaagggtggtgctgctgtcgtcAAGTGGAAATAG
- the GTR1 gene encoding GTP-binding protein gtr1 (EggNog:ENOG503NWKP; COG:U; antiSMASH:Cluster_3; BUSCO:EOG09264IV9): protein MSGLETTTESGGTAGVTDGSSGGGGIPKTQTQLKKVKKQKVLLMGKSGSGKSSMRSIIFSNYLARDTRRLGATIDIDLSHVKFLGNLTLNLWDCGGQEAFMENYLSQQRAHVFSNVGVLIYIFDIESRDVERDLATYVNIISALVQYSREAQIFVLIHKMDLIPPQMREEVFVQRAALVRKKTSEAVAIIRKGSLAQHSPSPTALTPTHPADDLEPEMQLFATSIWDQSLYKAWASIIHDLVPNLAVIEAQLASLGVAIEADEILLFERTSFLVVSKWASHEGDRNPYGDRFERMSNILKSWKHTCSKFTGTPRNAEQFSEFEYKMGSHFSMFVTKFTANTYILVCMPPGEARFNSAKLNVTAARSWFRFLDGPGPGAAAPPAAPPAAAPPAAPPAAAPPAAAPAAAAPAGAALGGGPVQQSAYRAVAGSYYPGA, encoded by the exons ATGTCAGGCCTGGAGACGACAACAGAGAGCGGTGGCACCGCGGGGGTGACAGATGGCTCatcagggggagggggaattCCAAAAACACAAACTCAGCTCAAAAAAgtcaagaagcaaaaggtcCTCCTCATGGGCAAAAGCGGCTCCGGAAAATCCAGtatgagaagcatcatcttctccaatTACCTCGCCCGCGATACCCGCCGATT AGGCGCAACAATAGACATTGACCTCTCCCACGTCAAATTCCTCGgtaacctcaccctcaacctctggGACTGCGGTGGACAAGAAGCCTTTATGGAAAACTACCTTTCCCAGCAGCGCGCCCACGTCTTCTCCAACGTCGGCGTCCTCATCTACATCTTCGACATTGAATCCCGAGACGTAGAGCGCGACCTCGCAACCTacgtcaacatcatctcgGCACTGGTCCAATACTCCCGCGAAGCCCAAATCTTTGTCCTTATCCACAAAATGgacctcatccccccccaaatGAGAGAAGAAGTCTTCGTCCAACGAGCCGCCCTCGTCCGGAAAAAAACTTCGGAGGCAGTCGCGATAATCAGAAAAGGCTCCCTCGCCCaacactccccctccccaaccgcccTCACCCCTACCCACCCAGCCGACGACCTCGAACCAGAAATGCAGCTCTTTGCAACTTCCATCTGGGACCAGTCCCTCTACAAGGCCTGGGCGTCCATCATCCACGACCTCGTCCCGAACCTGGCCGTCATCGAAGCCCAGCTCGCCTCCCTCGGCGTCGCCATCGAAGCCGACGAGATCCTCCTGTTCGAGCGGACTTCGTTTCTTGTCGTGTCAAAGTGGGCCTCCCACGAGGGGGATAGGAACCCCTACGGCGACCGCTTCGAGCGCATGTCGAATATCCTCAAGTCGTGGAAGCACACCTGCAGCAAGTTCACGGGCACGCCGCGCAACGCCGAGCAGTTCTCCGAGTTTGAGTACAAGATGGGGAGCCACTTTAGCATGTTTGTCACCAAGTTTACCGCCAACACGTACATCTTGGTGTGCATGCCGCcgggggaggcgaggttCAACAGCGCAAAGTTGAATGTGACGGCAGCAAGGTCGTGGTTCAGGTTTTTGGATGGGCCAGGCCCGGGGGCGGCTGCTCCCCCTGCTGctccccctgctgctgctccccctgctgctccccctgctgctgctccccctgctgctgctcccgctgctgctgctcccgctGGGGCTGCTCTGGGCGGGGGGCCGGTACAGCAGAGTGCGTATAGGGCTGTTGCGGGGAGTTATTACCCAGGAGCGTGA
- a CDS encoding uncharacterized protein (COG:U; antiSMASH:Cluster_3; EggNog:ENOG503NWMC): MPSSFCTVSLRTCSGLGNAPSGVDQLWGQCDQGGHQPNLCRVRQRNVPKKKVTATFRRRFWSLPRCGNHRDKMLPSRGLLRSSPSLGLARKSSSSRISTRQFGTALRSNGSLPQTPRTVLSGSRIGGPAAFTAVRYASTQPAVAPTPAPAAAAAPVVDPIASPSVLSDIDTTPVSLSGSDLLNMPEQIGFLKNLGLDYGFGPTALMEWILEHTYIYTGLPWWASIGLVSLAIRAVLVKPMFTAAEMAQKLQDLKRDPKYEQLEKEVMSAFQGGQADQYAMLDKRNKMKAMRRAVGYKMLPASVPALVQIPVGFGMFRLIRGMADLPVPSMETGGALWFNDLTVSDPLFILPIVGAGLMIASMRVPLPYMASSQQGTMKIMTMVAAPITLGVSIFLPAGLQLYFAISTFLQFGQQWLTYQNWFRKMIGLRPVVFGGHHRTPIGGAYQAPRTLDTKGTVVPQKETLFESLKSTKAAAQQKLEQWQDNSTNKATFAKAQEYEAKRALEEKERLLARRNRKRARGQEE, translated from the exons ATGCCTTCCAGCTTCTGCACGGTTTCTCTTAGGACATGCTCTGGCCTTGGCAATGCGCCGTCCGGTGTTGATCAATTGTGGGGTCAGTGCGACCAGGGGGGGCACCAACCGAACCTTTGCCGCGTGCGCCAGCGAAACgtaccaaaaaaaaaagttacAGCGACTTTTAGAAGGCGATTCTGGAGTCTGCCTCGTTGCGGAAACCACCGAGACAAAATGCTCCCAAGTAGAGGTTTACTGAGGTCAAGCCCCTCGTTGGGCCTTGCCAGAAAG TCGTCGTCCTCCCGAATCTCAACACGACAGTTCGGCACCGCTCTGCGCAGCAATGGATCCCTTCCTCAGACTCCCCGCACCGTCCTCTCTGGGAGCAGGATAGGTGGTCCCGCTGCCTTCACAGCCGTGCGGTATGCCTCGACTCAACCGGCCGTcgccccaacccccgcccccgccgctgccgctgctccAGTGGTAGATCCGATCGCGAGCCCTTCTGTCCTGTCGGATATCGACACCACCCCCGTATCCCTCTCCGGAAgcgacctcctcaacatgCCTGAGCAAATCGGCTTTCTCAAGAACTTGGGTCTAGACTACGGCTTCGGCCCGACAGCCCTCATGGAATGGATCCTCGAGCACACGTACATCTACACGGGCCTCCCGTGGTGGGCGTCGATCGGTCTTGTCTCGCTTGCCATCAGGGCGGTTCTTGTCAAGCCTATGTTTACGGCTGCGGAAATGGCGCAGAAGCTGCAGGATCTGAAGAGGGATCCCAAGTAtgagcagctggagaaggaggtcatGTCGGCTTTTCAGGGGGGCCAGGCGGATCAGTATGCCATGTTGGATAAGAGGAATAAGATGAAGGCAATGAGACGGGCGGTGGGGTACAAGATGCTGCCTGCAAGTGTTCCGGCCTTGGTGCAGATTCCCGTGGGCTTTGGGATGTTTAGGTTGATCAGGGGAATGGCTGATTTGCCGGTGCCGTCGATGGAGACGGGGGGGGCGTTGTGGTTTAATGATTTGACCGTGTCGGATCCGTTGTTTATTTTGCCGATTGTGGGTGCTGGGTTGATGATTGCTAGTATGAGG GTACCACTCCCGTACATGGCCTCCTCGCAGCAAGGAACCATGAAGATCATGACCATGGTCGCAGCGCCAATCACCCTCGGTGTGAGCATTTTCTTGCCCGCCGGTCTCCAACTCTACTTTGCGATCTCTACTTTCCTGCAGTTTGGGCAGCAGTGGCTCACGTATCAGAACTGGTTCCGCAAGATGATCGGTTTGAGACCAGTGGTCTTTGGGGGCCACCATAGGACCCCTATTGGCGGAGCGTACCAGGCCCCGAGAACTCTGGATACCAAGGGGACCGTGGTGCCACAAAAGGAGACCCTTTTTGAGAGCTTGAAGTCGACCAAGGCGGCTGCGCAGCAGAAGCTTGAGCAGTGGCAGGATAACTCTACTAACAAGGCTACGTTTGCCAAGGCGCAGGAGTATGAGGCGAAGAGGGctctggaggagaaggaaaggctgttggcgaggaggaataGGAAAAGGGCGAGGGGCCAGGAGGAATGA
- a CDS encoding uncharacterized protein (COG:U; EggNog:ENOG503P53A; antiSMASH:Cluster_3) encodes MASEEPPNPMAESGVTIRSDSEQYSSPEELSTSPPSSSSPAVILYQPPTFWSILRGAAINLFLPFVNGMMLGFGELFAHEAAFRLGWSNTRIFPLSRRQAHPIGPGIEAVEKPRRRELDDLTSLE; translated from the exons ATGGCTTCTGAAgaacccccaaaccccatgGCCGAGTCCGGTGTCACGATCCGCTCCGACAGCGAGCAGTATTCCTCCCCAGAGGAGCTGTCTAcgtcaccaccctcgtcgtcgtcccccGCCGTCATCCTCTACCAGCCCCCCACCTTCTGGTCTATCCTCCGCGGTGCTGCCATCAACCTGTTTCTCCCTTTCGTTAATGGCATGATGCTTGGGTTTGGCGAGCTGTTTGCTCATGAGGCGGCTTTCAGGTTGGGATGGAGCAACACAAGG ATATTCCCTCTTTCTAGAAGACAAGCGCATCCGATTGGGCCAGGTATCGAAGCGGTCGAGAagccgaggcggagggaACTTGACGACCTGACGAGCTTGGAGTGA
- a CDS encoding uncharacterized protein (antiSMASH:Cluster_3; EggNog:ENOG503Q4XA; COG:S) — translation MAGSENKQATQLLQAQRAQIRDEQTFGWLRNRFSSQAGTEFSHREINKVLTEVVESDGSLGVVKALLSLGADVNFVRRRNSTTWTKIAQRHQNNERSDILLRATIKCRPETVHVLAAHADQQNLDSVLHHAIARGNLAIIRTLLNHGASPVYLHDDFQGAVFRDNVDLIEVLLSGHHLPCLACRSTGLRLAVANGSVDVIRLLLNHWADVNYGDGIALIRAVEDSRPDLVAALISGPVKASPRTLDTAVNKATNNLDTFGYEMVGMCLAAGAAGPATTHLITDGLIETIRRRDVQLLETIIRHRRIPEEYEGFALVETIRTGQVDVLAMLLGLDPSSQSLTIAVSQAVKVNDNDERYGIIERLIDAGAQGLCVAEALISIVHCLVSDSKRGDSAARDRDLCLFNLILYDGKADVNHRKGEALQVAVRSSCEDIAEQIVDREPSPEALGAALGWAMGTEDKDQKRRLVELLVRHPIDEVASGKALVEVFKNDFGNTELIQLLLTRASVNYNNGEVFIYAIRSFRPETFHLVLGQGISYKALFTLLMEALRAPRTDRRALLGEVMSRLQLDHLNMALKHVVLEPKPDLALAKTLLDSGAEPTHDNGVCIKNAACNLERDLLHLLAGYAGKVPELFTQAFAAILSRGKQWIAFEHVDTIRIILKHGASPQIASRAMMDVVDQLACNNDQATLSRAFLDSLFAAGADVNCENGKAVGTAASRGDPLLLDYLLKQKADATSATLALSAAIMAHHSESVLLQILNVMAQPGLPTDFNHSLPGMPHPPIILILKSYGDSVAIVHRLVRAGCRLESTVWAVCDTEKGAQAEVEPVTVLMWALLQKDEVISKDVIEALICHGCKYLASCDNKDILTELADLSYTTPVSKTTPFLVAVKSGRVDVVEMLLSYGAKVSVKDNLGRSPLFFASRAGDIDMMKTLLQHNPSVNDGSLHEAARNFRPEAMKLLLDAGHDANYRSTKHGGRTALGEVALKATMPHDIALADESLDILASVDASPLLKVRGKTVIFLALDNQNNEAITRVLLDRLLYKTLNSHENTFQEGIYHYSPTMYIMKGILLGPRSPALVQMLQDHGVEDRFYATIEETQPADAVGLPEEIRDYERERRAWEQRNRRVEESHGNELRRVTEKATVHAQIEEQKHSRSVRYREEHSQQGRKERSLNHQQATFLKADRHQNDSQIKISEANVQSGVRWQKHNDNLAMADQKRSASLAHRQRAHVQHIEERRQKNTVALEHKELRHAKSLAQMQDLHRQRWEEKENFNYQQLQFQSQRKLQEAEFRQRQREADLNAYAVRNQIDGEGARGRHELKMTELRTQRGNIIGQVNLEELRRWKQEGGMAGQGQGQAQRLLA, via the exons ATGGCCGGTAGTGAGAACAAACAGGCAACTCAGCTCCTCCAGGCTCAGCGAGCCCAGATCCGTGACGAACAAACATTCGGCTGGCTCCGAAACCGATTTTCATCTCAGGCCGGCACAGAGTTCAGCCACCGCGAGATCAACAAGGTCTTGACCGAGGTGGTAGAGTCAGATGGGTCGCTAGGGGTTGTCAAGGCTTTGCTCTCCCTTGGTGCCGACGTCAACTTTGTCCGCCGCCGAAACTCAACCACATGGACCAAGATTGCTCAACGACATCAGAACAATGAGCGGAGTGATATCCTTCTTCGCGCCACCATCAAATGCCGACCGGAAACAGTCCATGTTCTCGCAGCCCATGCCGACCAGCAGAATCTCGACAGTGTCCTCCATCACGCGATAGCCAGGGGCAACTTGGCGATTATCCGTACACTGTTGAATCACGGAGCAAGCCCTGTTTACCTACACGATGATTTTCAGGGCGCCGTTTTCCGCGACAACGTGGATCTCATCGAGGTTCTCCTCTCGGGACATCATCTGCCGTGCCTGGCCTGCCGGTCGACTGGACTTCGACTGGCGGTAGCAAATGGCTCGGTCGATGTCATACGTCTTTTGCTGAACCACTGGGCAGACGTCAACTATGGTGATGGTATCGCACTTATCCGCGCTGTGGAGGATTCTCGACCAGATCTCGTGGCGGCATTGATCTCTGGACCGGTGAAGGCCTCGCCGCGAACTCTAGACACAGCTGTCAATAAggcaaccaacaacctcgacaccTTTGGCTATGAGATGGTAGGAATGTGCTTGGCAGCTGGTGCGGCTGGTCCAGCGACGACACATCTGATCACGGACGGCTTAATCGAGACCATAAGACGGCGGGATGTTCAGCTCCTGGAAACCATCATCAGACACAGACGAATCCCCGAAGAGTACGAAGGTTTTGCGTTGGTGGAAACAATCCGGACTGGTCAAGTGGACGTTTTGGCCATGCTTCTTGGGCTGGACCCCTCCTCGCAGAGTCTTACGATTGCGGTTTCGCAGGCCGTGAAAGTCAACGACAACGATGAGCGATACGGGATTATTGAACGTCTGATTGATGCGGGAGCCCAAGGTCTCTGTGTGGCAGAAGCGCTGATCAGCATTGTCCATTGTCTGGTTTCTGACTCTAAGCGTGGCGATAGCGCTGCGAGGGACAGGGACCTGTGTCTATTCAATCTGATCCTGTATGACGGAAAGGCCGATGTCAACCATCGAAAGGGCGAGGCTTTGCAAGTCGCTGTACGATCCTCGTGTGAGGACATCGCAGAACAAATTGTGGACCGAGAGCCATCACCGGAGGCACTTGGTGCCGCGCTTGGCTGGGCGATGGGCACTGAGGACAAGGATCAGAAACGCCGTCTGGTTGAGCTACTGGTTCGCCACCCTATCGACGAAGTTGCCAGTGGGAAAGCGTTGGTGGAAGTGTTCAAGAACGACTTTGGCAATAC GGAGTTGATACAACTACTTCTCACACGTGCATCGGTAAACTACAACAATGGAGAAGTCTTTATTTACGCAATCCGAAGCTTTCGCCCCGAGACCTTTCACTTGGTTCTAGGTCAAGGTATCAGTTACAAGGCCTTGTTCACGCTACTCATGGAGGCGCTCCGTGCCCCAAGAACGGATAGGAGGGCGTTGTTGGGTGAGGTCATGAGTCGGCTTCAGCTTGATCATCTCAATATGGCGCTCAAACATGTGGTTTTGGAACCAAAACCGGATTTGGCACTCGCTAAAACGCTACTTGACTCTGGGGCAGAGCCAACTCATGACAATGGCGTGTGTATCAAGAACGCGGCTTGTAATCTTGAACGTGACCTGTTGCATTTATTGGCAGGGTACGCTGGGAAGGTTCCGGAGCTTTTTACACAGGCCTTTGCCGCTATTCTCAGCCGAGGCAAGCAGTGGATTGCGTTTGAACATGTCGACACTATCAGAATTATTTTGAAACATGGCGCTTCCCCCCAGATTGCCAGCAGGGCGATGATGGACGTGGTGGACCAGCTCGCTTGTAACAATGATCAAGCTACTTTGTCAAGGGCATTTCTGGACAGTCTCTTTGCCGCGGGAGCCGACGTAAACTGCGAAAACGGAAAGGCTGTTGGCACGGCGGCATCAAGGGGcgaccctctcctcctcgattACTTGTTGAAGCAAAAAGCCGATGCCACTTCCGCAACACTGGCTCTTTctgccgccatcatggcTCACCACTCTGAGTCTGTTCTTCTCCAAATACTCAACGTCATGGCTCAACCAGGTTTGCCTACCGACTTCAATCATTCCCTTCCCGGCATGCCGCACCCGCCGATCATTCTCATTCTCAAGTCTTATGGAGACTCAGTTGCGATTGTCCATCGTCTGGTGAGGGCTGGATGTCGTCTGGAGTCTACTGTTTGGGCTGTTTGTGACACAGAAAAGGGTGCTCAGGCCGAGGTTGAGCCTGTCACTGTGCTGATGTGGGCACTGTTGCAAAAGGATGAGGTGATTAGCAAAGATGTTATTGAGGCTCTCATCTGCCATGGATGTAAGTATCTCGCCTCTTGTGACAACAAAGACATTCTAACGGAATTAGCCGATCTTTCATACACCACCCCGGTCTCGAAAACCACGCCCTTTCTCGTGGCTGTCAAATCTGGGAGAGTTGATGTTGTGGAGATGCTCCTCAGCTACGGGGCCAAGGTCAGCGTGAAGGATAACCTTGGTCGGTCGCCGCTCTTCTTCGCGTCTCGCGCAGGGGACATCGATATGATGAAGACGCTGCTTCAACATAACCCTTCTGTTAATGACGGGAGTCTCCATGAGGCGGCTCGCAACTTTCGCCCTGAAGCAATGAAGTTGCTTCTCGATGCTGGTCACGATGCCAATTATCGTTCCACGAAGCATGGCGGCCGAACTGCACTGGGCGAGGTTGCTCTCAAGGCAACAATGCCGCATGACATTGCCCTTGCGGATGAAAGTCTTGACATTCTCGCCTCTGTCGATGCCAGCCCTCTGCTCAAGGTGCGCGGCAAAACTGTCATATTCCTTGCCTTGGATAATCAGAACAACGAGGCCATCACGCGAGTTCTGCTCGATCGACTGCTTTACAAGACCCTCAACAGTCACGAGAATACGTTCCAGGAGGGCATCTATCACTATTCTCCAACGATGTACATCATGAAAGGGATCCTCCTTGGCCCGCGCTCCCCGGCCTTGGTACAAATGCTTCAGGACCACGGTGTTGAGGACAGGTTCTATGCCACCATCGAAGAGACGCAGCCAGCTGATGCTGTTGGCCTCCCAGAAGAGATTCGCGATTATGAGCGGGAGCGACGAGCCTGGGAGCAGCGCAATCGTCGTGTGGAGGAAAGTCACGGTAATGAGCTGAGACGGGTGACGGAAAAGGCGACGGTGCACGCCCAGATTGAGGAGCAAAAGCACAGCCGCAGCGTGCGATACAGGGAGGAACACTCCCAACAGGGGCGCAAGGAACGCAGCTTGAACCACCAGCAGGCAACTTTTCTCAAGGCAGATCGACATCAGAACGACTCGCAGATCAAGATCAGTGAGGCGAATGTTCAATCGGGGGTCCGATGGCAGAAACATAACGATAATCTCGCCATGGCGGACCAGAAACGGAGTGCGTCTTTGGCTCATCGCCAACGGGCCCATGTGCAGCATATTGAAGAGCGCAGACAGAAGAACACTGTCGCGCTAGAGCACAAGGAGCTGAGACATGCAAAGAGTTTGGCGCAGATGCAGGATTTGCATAGGcagaggtgggaggagaaggaaaactTTAACTATCAACAGTTGCAGTTTCAGAGTCAGAGGAAGTTGCAGGAGGCGGAGTTtaggcagaggcagagagaggCGGACTTGAATGCGTATGCAGTGAGGAATCAgattgatggggagggggccagGGGGAGGCATGAGTTGAAGATGACGGAGTTGAGGACACAGAGAGGGAATATTATTGGGCAGGTTAacttggaggagttgaggaggtggaagcaggagggggggatggctGGGCAGGGACAGGGACAGGCACAGAGGTTGTTGGCGTAG
- a CDS encoding uncharacterized protein (CAZy:AA11; antiSMASH:Cluster_3; COG:S; EggNog:ENOG503Q1WM): MMPQLLYPGLTSLLFLLFVLQISAHMMISSPPPLGSSSNPNLRSSDIDYNLKDPLSPSGLTYPCGPNFDLYSLSPQGNPVAIWAAGSSQSFTLDGGASHNGGSCQASLSIDGGKSFKVLRSYEGGCPLKRNYQFSIPADVPATKKAVFAWTWFNQIGNREMYMNCAVVDITPGSGGKGGWAKKPEVFKANIGNGCTTVERFDVEFPNPGDDVARGGEGIFASPVGDCGTVNRGADSGAGEGSDSPPAGDSPGSSTTDPTRPSQPNSGAVPTTSACGTKTVTAKPEGTMVFTRTFTVTW, translated from the exons ATGATGCCCCAGCTCCTCTACCCAGGCCTcaccagcctcctcttcctcctctttgtCCTTCAGATCTCAGCCCACATGATGatctcctcaccaccacccctcggCTCATCAAGCAACCCTAACCTCCGCTCTTCCGATATCGATTACAACCTGAAggaccccctctccccatccgGCCTAACCTACCCCTGCGGCCCAAATTTCGACCTctactccctctccccacaAGGCAACCCCGTCGCAATTTGGGCGGCTGGTTCCAGCCAATCCTTCACCCTGGACGGCGGCGCCTCCCACAACGGCGGTTCCTGCCaggcctccctctccatcgaCGGTGGTAAATCGTTCAAAGTCCTGCGCAGCTACGAAGGCGGCTGCCCACTTAAAAGGAACTACCAGTTCAGCATCCCAGCTGACGTTCCGGCAACAAAGAAAGCGGTCTTTGCGTGGACCTGGTTCAACCAGATTGGGAATAGGGAGATGTACATGAACTGCGCCGTTGTCGACATCACACCCGGGTCAGGCGGAAAAGGCGGATGGGCCAAGAAGCCAGAGGTGTTCAAGGCAAATATTGGGAACGGGTGTACCACGGTCGAGAGATTCGATGTCGAGTTTCCCAACCCGGGGGATGATGTTGCTAGGGGTGGGGAAGGGATTTTTGCGAGCCCGGTGGGGGATTGTGGGACGGTGAATCGGGGGGCGGACTCAGGTGCGGGAGAAGGCAGTG ACTCGCCGCCAGCAGGGGATTCGCCTGGCTCTAGCACAACTGATCCGACTAGGCCATCTCAGCCCAACTCAGGAG CGGTACCTACTACCTCTGCCTGTGGCACAAAAACTGTCACGGCGAAGCCAGAGGGGACAATGGTCTTCACGCGGACATTCACCGTCACTTGGTGA